In the Sus scrofa isolate TJ Tabasco breed Duroc chromosome 6, Sscrofa11.1, whole genome shotgun sequence genome, one interval contains:
- the ZNF593 gene encoding zinc finger protein 593, giving the protein MGRSRRTGAHRAHSLARQMKAKRRRPDLDEIHRELRPQVATRTRPDPGAEPDPDLPGGGLHRCLACARYFIDSANLKTHFRSKDHKKRLKQLSVEPYSQEEAERAAGMGSYVPPQRLAVPTEVSTDVPEMDTST; this is encoded by the exons ATGGGTCGCTCTCGCCGAACCGGCGCACACCGAGCGCACTCCCTGGCCCGCCAGATGAAGGCGAAGCGGCGGCGGCCGGACCTCGATGAGATTCACCGCGAGCTGCGGCCCCAGGTTGCCACAAGGACCCGACCAGACCCCGGCGCCGAGCCCGACCCCGACCTGCCAGGGGGCGGCCTGCATCGCTGTCTGGCCTGCGC GAGATACTTCATCGATTCTGCCAACCTGAAGACCCACTTCCGATCCAAAGACCACAAGAAAAG GTTGAAGCAGCTGAGTGTGGAGCCCTACAgtcaggaagaggcagagagggCAGCGGGTATGGGTTCCTATGTACCTCCCCAGCGGCTGGCAGTGCCCACAGAAGTATCCACTGATGTCCCTGAGATGGACACATCTACTTGA